Proteins from a single region of Natrinema salifodinae:
- a CDS encoding RNA-guided pseudouridylation complex pseudouridine synthase subunit Cbf5 produces the protein MSRSPSPSPTLRGPPAERSPAELLTFGVVNLDKPPGPSSHQVSGWLRDIVAETLADAGADATIDRAAHAGTLDPKVTGCLPVMLGDATRLAQVFLEGGKEYVAVLECHAPVPADAESVVAEFEGPIYQKPPRKSAVSRRLRVREIYDLEVLEAEERRLLLRIRCESGTYVRKLCHDLGLALGTGAHMGHLRRTATDPFDDRTLHSAHEFVDALEFWLEDDDPEPLYDVVDPAERILEGIPSVVIAESAARQVAEGAPVYAPGVLEVDDAIDRGSLVACYTPNGAAICLGEVVGSPDADSGVVVDLERVLV, from the coding sequence ATGTCCCGGTCCCCGTCCCCGTCGCCGACCCTGCGCGGTCCACCGGCGGAGCGCTCGCCCGCGGAACTACTCACCTTCGGGGTCGTCAACCTCGACAAGCCGCCCGGCCCTTCCTCGCATCAGGTCAGCGGCTGGCTGCGCGACATCGTCGCCGAGACGCTGGCCGACGCCGGCGCCGACGCGACGATCGACCGCGCCGCCCACGCGGGCACGCTCGACCCGAAGGTGACCGGCTGTCTCCCGGTCATGCTGGGCGACGCGACCAGGCTCGCGCAGGTCTTCCTCGAGGGCGGGAAGGAGTACGTCGCCGTCCTCGAATGTCACGCGCCGGTGCCCGCCGACGCCGAGTCGGTCGTCGCCGAGTTCGAGGGGCCGATCTACCAGAAGCCGCCGCGCAAGAGCGCGGTGTCCCGTCGCCTGCGCGTGCGCGAGATTTACGATTTGGAAGTGCTCGAAGCCGAGGAGCGACGGCTCCTCCTGCGGATCCGCTGCGAGAGCGGCACCTACGTCCGGAAGCTCTGTCACGACCTGGGCCTGGCGCTTGGCACCGGCGCCCATATGGGCCACCTGCGCCGGACGGCGACGGATCCCTTCGACGACCGAACGCTCCACAGCGCCCACGAGTTTGTCGACGCCCTGGAATTCTGGCTCGAGGACGACGATCCTGAGCCGCTGTACGACGTCGTCGATCCCGCCGAGCGGATTCTCGAGGGCATCCCGAGCGTCGTGATCGCCGAGAGCGCGGCCCGCCAGGTGGCCGAAGGCGCGCCGGTCTACGCGCCAGGCGTGCTCGAAGTCGACGACGCAATCGACCGGGGATCGCTGGTGGCCTGCTACACGCCGAACGGCGCAGCGATCTGCCTCGGCGAGGTGGTCGGATCGCCGGACGCCGACAGCGGCGTCGTGGTCGATCTGGAGCGCGTGTTGGTCTGA